From Draconibacterium halophilum, one genomic window encodes:
- the rplS gene encoding 50S ribosomal protein L19, with protein MDLVKLVEKEFEVESSHPKFSAGDTITVSYKIKEGNKERIQNFRGVVIQVRGRGNTRTFTIRKMSGNIGVERIFPISSPFIDSIELNKRGSVRRKRIFYLRSLTGKKARIKERRF; from the coding sequence ATGGACTTAGTTAAATTAGTAGAAAAAGAATTTGAGGTGGAATCAAGCCATCCAAAATTCAGTGCAGGTGATACCATCACTGTTAGCTATAAAATTAAAGAGGGTAACAAAGAAAGAATTCAGAATTTCCGTGGTGTTGTTATTCAGGTACGCGGAAGAGGAAACACCAGAACTTTTACCATTCGTAAAATGTCAGGAAACATTGGTGTTGAAAGAATCTTCCCAATTAGCTCTCCTTTTATTGATAGTATTGAACTGAACAAGCGTGGTAGTGTTCGCCGTAAGCGTATTTTCTACTTACGTAGCTTAACCGGTAAAAAAGCCCGTATCAAAGAAAGAAGATTCTAA
- a CDS encoding M23 family metallopeptidase: MMRTFFTPLFLFLAMLGMAQQRYYTDPVKIPLLLSGSFAELRSNHFHSGIDIKTQGTTGFPVYAVADGFISRIVVSPTGYGKALYISHPNGTTSVYGHLKAFSDEIEKYVKEKQYEKRSFRIDLQIPSYLFSVKQNEEIAKSGNSGSSGGPHLHFEIRDTKTEEPLNPLSFGFPVKDDISPKIFSVLLVPLTNNSHVAYATAPKSYPVVFYDGKYHLKNNSIIPVWGEIGVAVQSNDYFNGTYNKCGINLLRMSFNNEDQFTFTLNRFSFGNTRYLNSHIVYDQYKTAKRRYIKTWLEPGNKLPIYTHNGSGGHIFPIHEQNGTIEIELQDSYKNKSILDFSIVGKKASVQHDSIKGKLFVYNKTNTFQNDSAQIEIPAGALYSDFRFEYRTEPTSNEFFTDYIFFHNNTVPLHKDATISVRTDNLPTHLQSKVIMAYVHPITGEYSAAGGRHKNGWVTTKTRNLGVYAVTVDTIPPEIKPLSIADNKLTESNRIRFKIKDDLAGIKTIEGLLDGKWALFEYDAKTATVTHYFDNERFKLGKNHTFKLTILDYRDNNTVYEAHFWK, from the coding sequence ATGATGAGAACATTTTTTACACCTCTTTTTCTTTTTTTAGCCATGCTGGGGATGGCACAACAACGTTATTATACGGATCCGGTTAAAATTCCATTGTTGCTTAGTGGTAGCTTTGCCGAGCTTCGAAGCAACCATTTTCACTCGGGAATTGACATAAAAACCCAGGGCACAACTGGCTTTCCGGTTTATGCTGTGGCTGACGGATTTATTTCGCGTATTGTGGTTTCGCCAACAGGTTACGGCAAAGCGCTTTATATCAGTCATCCAAACGGCACTACTTCGGTTTACGGGCATTTAAAGGCATTTAGTGATGAAATAGAAAAGTATGTAAAAGAAAAGCAATACGAAAAGCGATCTTTTCGGATCGATCTCCAGATTCCGTCTTATCTCTTTTCGGTAAAGCAGAATGAAGAGATTGCCAAAAGCGGGAACAGTGGAAGTTCGGGGGGCCCTCATTTGCATTTTGAGATAAGAGACACAAAAACAGAAGAGCCGCTTAATCCCCTAAGTTTTGGATTTCCCGTGAAAGATGATATTTCCCCAAAAATATTTTCAGTGTTATTGGTTCCGCTCACCAACAATTCGCATGTGGCATATGCAACAGCGCCCAAAAGTTATCCGGTGGTTTTCTACGATGGTAAATACCATTTAAAAAATAATTCCATAATTCCGGTTTGGGGAGAAATTGGGGTGGCCGTACAATCAAACGATTACTTTAATGGAACATACAATAAATGCGGCATTAACTTGCTGCGCATGTCTTTTAATAATGAAGACCAATTTACATTTACGCTTAATCGCTTTTCGTTTGGCAACACCCGGTATTTAAACAGTCATATTGTTTACGATCAGTACAAAACAGCAAAACGCCGTTACATAAAAACATGGCTTGAGCCAGGAAACAAATTGCCCATTTACACTCATAATGGTTCGGGAGGCCACATTTTTCCAATACATGAACAAAATGGAACGATTGAAATAGAATTACAAGATTCGTATAAAAATAAATCGATACTCGATTTTTCAATTGTTGGAAAGAAGGCATCAGTGCAACATGATTCAATTAAAGGAAAGCTTTTTGTTTATAACAAAACGAATACTTTCCAAAACGATTCTGCCCAAATAGAGATACCTGCAGGCGCTTTATATTCCGATTTTCGTTTTGAATACCGAACCGAACCGACATCTAATGAGTTTTTTACAGATTATATTTTTTTCCACAACAATACGGTTCCACTGCATAAAGATGCAACGATTAGTGTGCGTACCGACAACCTACCTACTCATTTACAATCGAAAGTTATAATGGCCTACGTTCATCCAATAACCGGAGAATACAGTGCCGCAGGCGGTCGACACAAAAATGGCTGGGTAACAACAAAAACACGTAACCTGGGCGTTTATGCTGTTACCGTAGATACGATTCCCCCAGAAATAAAACCGCTGAGTATTGCGGACAACAAACTTACTGAGTCGAACCGAATACGTTTTAAAATCAAGGACGATCTTGCAGGAATAAAAACCATTGAAGGTTTGCTTGACGGTAAATGGGCGCTTTTTGAATACGATGCAAAAACAGCAACAGTAACACATTATTTTGATAACGAACGGTTTAAATTGGGTAAAAACCACACTTTCAAATTGACAATTTTAGACTACCGAGACAACAATACAGTTTACGAAGCACACTTTTGGAAATAA
- the rny gene encoding ribonuclease Y produces the protein MELIIGVAAGFVVGGALAYLIWDKALKAKKNRIIGEGKTEAEVIKKDKILQAKEKFLQLKSEHEKYINEKSSHLAKEENRYKQRETTLNQRREELNRKTKEFENTRRDVEAIRENLNTQLQRVELKSEELDKTHKQHLEKLEQISGLSADDAKEQLVESLQEEAKTEAVAYINEIMEEAKQTANKEAKKIVVKSIQRVATETAVENAVTIFHIESDEIKGRIIGREGRNIRALEAATGVEIVVDDTPEAIVLSAFDPVRREIARLALHQLVTDGRIHPARIEEVVQKVKKQIDEEVIETGKRTAIDLGIHGLHPELIRLIGKMKYRSSYGQNLLQHSREVANLCATMASELGLNPKKAKRAGLLHDIGKVPDDEPELPHAVLGMKLAERFKEKPDICNAIGAHHDEVEMESLFAPIVQVCDAISGARPGARREVVESYIKRLKDLEDLALSYPGVLKTYAIQAGRELRVIVGAEKMNDQETEQLSYDISKRIQDEMTYPGQIKITVIRETRAVSYAK, from the coding sequence ATGGAACTAATAATAGGAGTAGCCGCAGGGTTTGTCGTAGGAGGCGCTTTAGCTTATCTGATATGGGATAAGGCCCTGAAGGCGAAAAAGAATCGGATAATCGGCGAAGGAAAAACCGAGGCCGAAGTGATAAAAAAAGATAAAATATTGCAGGCAAAAGAGAAATTCCTGCAGTTAAAATCGGAACACGAAAAGTACATTAACGAAAAGAGTTCGCATCTGGCGAAAGAGGAGAACAGGTACAAACAGCGTGAAACAACACTAAATCAACGTCGTGAAGAGTTGAACCGCAAAACAAAAGAATTTGAAAATACACGTCGTGATGTAGAAGCAATTCGTGAGAACCTGAATACGCAACTTCAGCGTGTTGAACTCAAAAGCGAAGAGCTTGACAAAACGCACAAACAGCACCTTGAGAAACTGGAGCAAATTTCAGGTCTTTCGGCTGATGATGCAAAGGAACAGTTGGTAGAATCGCTGCAGGAAGAAGCCAAAACCGAGGCTGTTGCATACATCAATGAGATAATGGAAGAAGCCAAGCAAACGGCTAACAAGGAAGCTAAAAAGATCGTTGTTAAATCGATTCAACGTGTGGCTACCGAAACGGCTGTAGAAAATGCAGTTACTATTTTCCACATCGAAAGTGACGAGATTAAAGGACGAATTATTGGTCGTGAAGGACGTAATATTCGTGCACTTGAAGCTGCTACCGGTGTTGAAATCGTTGTAGATGATACTCCGGAAGCTATCGTGCTTTCTGCTTTTGATCCGGTACGTCGTGAGATTGCCCGTTTGGCACTTCACCAATTGGTAACCGATGGACGTATCCATCCGGCACGAATTGAAGAAGTAGTACAGAAAGTAAAAAAACAGATTGACGAAGAAGTTATTGAGACCGGTAAACGTACTGCCATCGACCTTGGAATTCATGGTTTACATCCTGAGTTGATTCGTTTGATAGGTAAAATGAAATACCGTTCGTCGTACGGACAAAACTTACTGCAACACTCACGTGAGGTGGCTAACCTTTGTGCTACTATGGCATCAGAGTTGGGATTAAATCCGAAAAAAGCAAAACGCGCCGGATTGCTACACGATATTGGTAAAGTGCCGGATGACGAGCCGGAATTGCCACACGCGGTGCTGGGTATGAAATTGGCCGAAAGATTCAAAGAGAAACCAGATATTTGTAATGCCATTGGTGCACACCACGATGAAGTGGAAATGGAATCGCTTTTTGCTCCGATCGTACAGGTTTGTGATGCTATTTCAGGTGCTCGTCCGGGTGCCCGTCGCGAAGTGGTAGAATCGTACATTAAACGATTGAAAGACCTTGAAGATTTGGCGCTTTCTTATCCTGGCGTATTAAAAACCTATGCTATTCAGGCAGGTAGAGAATTACGCGTAATTGTAGGAGCAGAAAAAATGAACGATCAGGAAACGGAACAACTTTCATACGATATCTCGAAGCGGATTCAGGATGAAATGACTTATCCCGGACAGATCAAGATTACTGTAATCAGGGAAACCCGCGCAGTAAGCTACGCGAAGTAA
- a CDS encoding anhydro-N-acetylmuramic acid kinase → MTNSWGSRKTIKAIGMMSGTSLDGLDIAAVEITEHDKKWSFKLQEAETISYTTEWKKRLQTAHILSGTELTALNAKYGLFLGEQARKFINNTKFATDLIASHGHTVFHQPENGFTLQIGSGAHLSTSSNCLTVCDFRTGDVVLGGQGAPLVPIGDRLLFSEFEYCLNLGGFANISYEEKEKRKAFDNCPVNIVLNPLAEKFDQPFDKNGELGRQGKVNEALLKKLNALSYYRHQPPKSLGREWIESEFLPILNKTELNTRDKMRTIYEHIALQITKDLSGDGKMLVTGGGAFNSFLMERMQALTSTEIILPETNLIDYKEAIVFAFMGVLRLREEINCLASVTGARKNSCSGVIFLP, encoded by the coding sequence ATGACAAATTCCTGGGGAAGTAGAAAAACGATAAAAGCCATTGGAATGATGTCGGGCACCTCGCTTGATGGATTGGATATTGCCGCTGTTGAAATTACAGAGCACGATAAAAAATGGTCGTTTAAATTGCAGGAAGCCGAGACTATTTCATACACTACTGAGTGGAAAAAACGTCTGCAAACGGCACACATACTTTCAGGAACCGAACTCACCGCCCTAAATGCCAAATACGGATTATTCCTGGGCGAACAAGCGAGAAAATTTATTAACAACACAAAATTCGCAACAGATTTAATTGCCTCTCACGGGCACACGGTTTTTCATCAGCCCGAAAATGGATTTACACTGCAAATTGGCAGCGGAGCGCACCTTTCAACAAGCAGTAATTGCTTAACGGTTTGCGATTTCAGAACCGGCGATGTTGTATTGGGTGGTCAGGGAGCTCCACTGGTACCAATTGGCGATCGATTGCTTTTTTCGGAATTCGAGTATTGCCTCAACCTTGGTGGTTTTGCCAATATTTCGTACGAAGAAAAAGAAAAAAGAAAAGCTTTTGATAATTGCCCGGTGAATATTGTTTTAAACCCACTAGCCGAAAAATTTGATCAACCATTTGATAAAAACGGAGAATTAGGCCGGCAGGGAAAGGTTAACGAAGCACTTCTGAAGAAATTGAATGCACTCTCCTACTACCGCCACCAACCACCAAAATCATTGGGCCGCGAATGGATTGAATCTGAATTTCTCCCGATCTTGAATAAAACAGAACTGAATACCAGGGATAAAATGCGAACCATTTACGAGCACATTGCCCTACAAATTACAAAAGACTTGTCGGGTGATGGAAAAATGCTGGTAACCGGAGGCGGTGCGTTTAACTCCTTTCTAATGGAAAGAATGCAAGCATTAACATCAACGGAGATCATTCTGCCTGAAACCAACCTGATCGATTACAAAGAAGCTATTGTATTTGCGTTTATGGGTGTTCTTCGTCTGAGAGAGGAGATTAACTGTCTGGCATCGGTTACCGGAGCACGAAAAAACAGTTGTAGCGGAGTAATCTTTTTGCCCTAG
- a CDS encoding dipeptidase: MRKIRVVGMLIMAFILLNQQVSNACTNFLISKGASTDGSTMITYAADSHTLYGELYHQPAADYPAGTMRKIYEWDTGIYLGEIPQPEHTYSVIGNMNEFQLAISETTFGGRSELSSQPGAIMDYGSLIYVTLQRAKTAREAIEVMTGLVEEYGYYSSGESFSIADPEEVWILEMIGKGQGEKGAVWVAMRIPDGFISGHANQARITTFPLNDSKNCLYSTDVISFAREKGWFKGTNKDFSFSDVYAPVDFGAARFCDARVWAGFNKVAGGMDEYTEYAKGIVEQGGENNFATNRLPLWIKPDKQLSVQDVMGMMRDHFEGTELDMTQDLGAGPYELPYRWRGLTWEVDSVEYCNERAISTQQTGFSFVAQCRSWLPDPIGGILWFGVDDAYSTCYAPMYCGINEIPECFAVGNGDLLTYSETSAFWTFSQVANYAYLRYNDMIKDVKIVQRQLEDKFVAFVPAIDKAAETLYNTVNEEQAREFITEFSVNEAENMTQRWKELYQYLVVKYTDGNIKRESNGEFVRTETGMPAPPIFAGYPEWWYKAVINATGDHFKVKENSN; this comes from the coding sequence ATGAGGAAGATTAGGGTTGTAGGAATGCTTATTATGGCATTCATTCTTTTAAATCAGCAGGTTTCAAATGCTTGTACCAATTTTTTAATTTCAAAAGGCGCTTCTACCGACGGATCAACAATGATCACTTACGCGGCCGACTCGCATACCCTTTACGGGGAGTTGTATCATCAGCCGGCAGCCGATTATCCGGCAGGTACCATGCGAAAGATCTACGAATGGGACACTGGTATTTATCTTGGTGAAATCCCCCAACCAGAGCACACTTACAGCGTTATTGGCAACATGAATGAATTTCAGTTGGCCATTTCGGAAACTACTTTTGGCGGCCGCAGCGAATTATCGAGCCAGCCCGGCGCTATTATGGACTACGGTAGTTTAATTTATGTAACCTTGCAGCGGGCTAAAACTGCTCGCGAGGCTATTGAAGTAATGACCGGTCTTGTTGAAGAATATGGCTATTACAGCTCGGGAGAATCCTTTTCTATTGCTGATCCTGAAGAGGTTTGGATTTTGGAAATGATAGGTAAAGGACAAGGCGAAAAAGGAGCTGTTTGGGTGGCCATGCGAATTCCCGATGGTTTTATAAGCGGACATGCCAACCAGGCGCGTATCACCACTTTTCCGTTAAACGATTCTAAAAATTGCCTGTATTCGACAGATGTAATTTCCTTTGCCCGCGAAAAAGGCTGGTTTAAAGGCACCAATAAAGATTTTAGTTTTTCTGATGTATATGCACCGGTTGATTTTGGCGCAGCACGTTTTTGCGATGCCCGCGTTTGGGCCGGATTTAACAAAGTTGCAGGCGGAATGGATGAATATACTGAGTATGCTAAAGGTATTGTTGAGCAAGGTGGAGAAAATAATTTCGCTACAAACCGTTTGCCGCTGTGGATAAAACCCGATAAACAGTTGAGTGTTCAGGATGTGATGGGCATGATGCGCGACCATTTTGAAGGAACAGAACTGGATATGACTCAAGACCTTGGAGCCGGACCTTATGAACTGCCTTACCGTTGGCGCGGATTGACATGGGAAGTTGATTCGGTTGAATACTGCAACGAGCGTGCAATTTCAACGCAGCAAACCGGATTTTCATTTGTAGCACAATGCCGCAGCTGGCTACCCGATCCTATTGGTGGAATTTTGTGGTTTGGCGTAGACGATGCCTATTCTACCTGCTATGCACCAATGTATTGTGGAATTAATGAAATTCCGGAGTGTTTTGCGGTTGGTAACGGCGATTTGCTCACTTACAGCGAAACGTCTGCTTTTTGGACATTCAGTCAGGTGGCCAACTATGCCTATTTACGTTACAACGATATGATCAAAGATGTAAAAATCGTGCAACGCCAACTGGAAGATAAATTTGTAGCTTTTGTGCCAGCGATTGATAAAGCTGCCGAAACCCTGTATAACACGGTTAACGAAGAACAAGCACGAGAATTTATTACTGAATTTTCGGTTAACGAAGCCGAAAATATGACTCAACGATGGAAAGAACTTTATCAGTACCTGGTTGTAAAATATACCGATGGAAACATAAAACGCGAGAGTAACGGCGAATTTGTGCGTACCGAAACCGGAATGCCGGCACCACCAATTTTTGCAGGTTATCCTGAATGGTGGTACAAAGCAGTTATAAACGCTACCGGTGATCATTTTAAAGTGAAAGAGAACAGCAACTAA
- a CDS encoding cell division protein ZapA, with amino-acid sequence MKDKDFRIHIKIDGRVYPLNINRDEEERYRKAAKIVEETILSFRKMFQDNDNQDIMAMTAFQVALRYTEEQQSRDYSQFVDDIKDIKDDISDFLKEKEEK; translated from the coding sequence TTGAAAGATAAAGACTTTAGAATACATATTAAGATTGATGGACGGGTTTACCCGCTAAACATCAATCGCGATGAAGAAGAGAGATATAGAAAAGCTGCAAAGATTGTCGAAGAAACGATTTTGTCATTTCGGAAAATGTTTCAGGATAACGACAATCAGGATATTATGGCGATGACAGCATTTCAGGTTGCATTACGTTATACTGAGGAGCAACAAAGTCGTGATTACTCTCAATTTGTCGATGATATAAAGGATATAAAAGATGATATTTCTGATTTTCTTAAAGAAAAGGAAGAGAAATAA
- a CDS encoding aminotransferase class V-fold PLP-dependent enzyme encodes MNSDPSKRIFDIQQFGEFGGVNPSITDSSTYTFLEGKTMEETFLGHMEGCFLYSRHWNPSNKYLADALAAMEGTESAWITSSGMAAITCTILQLCHSGDHIITSVTTYGGTYAFLKNWLPKYNIEVSFVDITNHEQVKNAMRPNTKVIYTETVTNPLLQVSDIPELAKIAHDHQAKLMVDNTFTPMIFSPAELGADLVVYSMTKFINGKNDCVAGAICGSNDFIGQLSNVNDGTAMLLGPVLDPLRSSSILKNVHTLHLRMKQHSKNAMYVASKLEDIGVTVKYAGLQSHPQHELHTRLMNKDYGYGGMLSIDLETEKHANEVMFKMQQANIGYLAVSLGYFRTLFSCSGHSTSSEIPAEVQKEMGLSDGLVRFSVGLDNDIEEVFNRIKSCL; translated from the coding sequence ATGAACTCAGATCCTTCAAAAAGAATTTTTGATATTCAGCAATTTGGCGAATTTGGCGGTGTAAACCCATCAATAACTGATTCTTCAACCTATACTTTCCTTGAAGGTAAAACCATGGAAGAGACATTTCTTGGCCATATGGAAGGTTGTTTTTTGTACTCGCGTCACTGGAATCCGAGCAATAAATACCTGGCCGATGCATTGGCAGCGATGGAAGGAACCGAATCGGCATGGATTACATCATCAGGAATGGCTGCCATTACCTGCACCATCTTGCAACTGTGCCATTCGGGCGACCATATTATTACTAGTGTAACAACTTACGGTGGCACTTATGCTTTTCTGAAAAACTGGTTGCCAAAATACAATATTGAAGTTTCGTTTGTTGATATCACTAATCACGAGCAGGTAAAAAACGCGATGCGCCCCAATACAAAAGTTATTTATACCGAAACCGTTACCAACCCGCTTCTTCAGGTTTCTGATATTCCGGAACTGGCAAAAATTGCGCACGATCATCAGGCAAAATTGATGGTAGACAATACATTTACCCCTATGATTTTTTCGCCTGCCGAACTGGGAGCCGACCTGGTAGTTTACAGCATGACCAAATTCATAAATGGCAAAAACGATTGTGTAGCAGGTGCCATTTGCGGCTCAAACGATTTTATCGGGCAGCTTTCGAATGTAAACGACGGCACAGCCATGTTGCTTGGCCCCGTTCTCGATCCGTTGAGATCGTCGAGCATATTAAAGAACGTGCATACCTTACACCTGCGCATGAAACAACACAGCAAAAATGCGATGTACGTGGCATCAAAACTCGAAGATATTGGCGTTACAGTAAAGTATGCCGGTTTACAAAGCCATCCACAACACGAGTTACACACCCGCTTAATGAACAAAGACTACGGCTATGGCGGAATGCTCTCGATCGACCTGGAAACTGAAAAACACGCCAACGAGGTGATGTTTAAAATGCAACAGGCCAATATTGGTTATCTGGCTGTTTCGCTGGGCTATTTCCGAACACTTTTCAGCTGCTCGGGACACAGCACATCATCAGAAATACCTGCTGAGGTGCAAAAAGAAATGGGATTATCAGACGGATTAGTACGTTTTTCTGTTGGATTGGACAACGACATTGAAGAAGTTTTTAACCGCATAAAAAGCTGCTTATAG